The Panicum hallii strain FIL2 chromosome 9, PHallii_v3.1, whole genome shotgun sequence genome has a window encoding:
- the LOC112874488 gene encoding methionine--tRNA ligase, chloroplastic/mitochondrial isoform X1, translating to MAAGRAFLGAPCSSLATGARRLAFASPPPRTLAPALRRRVPGRCVASVSSSPDAASAPEPYVLTTPLYYVNAPPHMGSAYTTIAADAIARFQRLLEKKVIFITGTDEHGEKIATSAEASGRNPKEHCDAISSSYKMLWADLDIEYDKFIRTTDHKHEGVVNEFYSRVLSSGDIYRADYEGLYCVNCEEYKDEKELAENNSCPVHLKPCVARKEDNYFFALSKYQHKLEELLARNPDFVRPSHRLNEVQGWIKGGLRDFSISRASVDWGIPVPNDTKQTIYVWFDALLGYISALLDDGEQASLQQAIDHGWPASLHLIGKDILRFHAVYWPAMLMSAGISVPDAVFGHGFLTKDGMKMGKSLGNTLEPKDLVARFGADAVRYFFLREVEFGNDGDYSEERFINIVNAHLANTIGNLLNRTLGLLKKNCNSTLAFDSIAAADGVPLRENVENLVDKAKHHYENLLLSSACESVLEIGNLGNLYIDEQAPWSCFKKGGESAEKAAKDLVIILETMRIIAIALTPITPSLSLRIYTQLGFTEDQFRVLRWVCSIIRDMLSDFISFSLQVLYGHPPKYSLASSEKEDTKWGGLKAGQVMMEPKPVFARIETETKEEAQASSKAAKGGKKKSPSKGLVEA from the exons atggccgccgggCGGGCCTTCCTcggcgccccctgctcctccctcgccactgGTGCCCGCCGCCTCGCCTTTGCTTCGCCTCCGCCCCGGACGCTCGCCCCtgcgctccgccgccgcgtcccGGGCCGCTGCGTCGCCTCCGTCTCCTCGTCCCCCGACGCGGCCTCCGCACCGGAGCCCTACGTGCTCACCACGCCACTCTACTACGTCAATGCCCCGCCGCACATGGGAAGCGCCTACACCACCATCGCAGCCGACGCCATCGCCCGGTTCCAG AGGTTGCTAGAGAAGAAGGTTATATTTATTACTGGAACAGATGAACATGGTGAGAAAATCGCCACTTCAGCGGAGGCTAGTGGTAGAAACCCAAAGGAGCATTGTGATGCTATTTCAAGTTCATATAAGATGCTCTGGGCTGAT TTAGACATAGAATACGACAAGTTTATCCGGACAACTGATCATAAGCATGAGGGTGTTGTCAATGAATTCTATTCTAGAGTATTAAGCAGTGGTGACATATATAGAGCTGACTATGAAGGACTTTATTGTGTTAACTGTGAGGAGTACAAG GATGAAAAAGAGCTGGCCGAAAACAATAGCTGCCCTGTGCATTTGAAGCCTTGTGTAGCAAGAAAAGAAGATAACTATTTCTTTGCCTTGTCAAAATACCAGCATAAGTTGGAAGAGCTGCTGGCAAGAAATCCTGATTTTGTAAGGCCATCACATCGCTTGAATGAG GTCCAAGGCTGGATTAAAGGTGGATTAAGAGACTTTTCTATTTCCCGTGCATCTGTTGACTGGGGTATTCCAGTGCCAAATGACACCAAGCAGACAATATATGTGTGGTTTGATGCTCTATTAGG GTATATTTCAGCATTACTAGATGATGGTGAGCAGGCAAGTTTGCAGCAAGCTATTGATCATGGTTGGCCTGCTTCCCTGCACTTGATAGGAAAG GACATATTGCGGTTTCATGCAGTTTACTGGCCAGCCATGTTAATGTCAGCAGGTATAAGTGTTCCTGATGCAGTTTTTGGTCATGGCTTCTTGACAAAG GATGGTATGAAGATGGGGAAGTCATTAGGCAACACACTTGAACCAAAAGATCTGGTAGCAAGATTTGGTGCTGATGCTGTTAGGTACTTCTTCTTACGGGAAGTAGAATTCGGCAATGATGGGGACTATTCAGAAGAACGCTTTATCAATATAGTCAATGCTCACCTTGCTAACACAATTG GAAACCTCCTTAATCGCACACTTGGGCTTCTAAAAAAGAACTGTAATTCCACACTAGCGTTTGACTCAATTGCTGCAGCAGATGGAGTACCACTCAGAGAAAATGTAGAAAACCTG GTGGACAAGGCAAAGCACCATTACGAAAATCTTTTGCTGTCATCAGCATGTGAATCTGTTTTAGAGATTGGTAACCTTGGAAACTTGTACATCGATGAACAAGCACCATGGTCCTGTTTCAAGAAAGGGGGTGAGAGTGCTGAAAAAGCTGCAAAG GATCTTGTAATTATTTTAGAGACGATGAGAATAATTGCAATTGCGTTAACACCTATCACCCCAAGCCTTTCGCTGAGGATTTATACGCAGCTTGGTTTTACAGAAGACCAATTCAGGGTATTGAGATGGGTATGTTCTATTATTAGAGATATGCTCTCTGAtttcatttccttttctttGCAAGTATTATATGGTCATCCTCCGAAATATAGTTTAGCATCCTCAGAAAAG GAGGATACAAAATGGGGAGGCTTAAAAGCAGGCCAGGTGATGATGGAGCCAAAGCCGGTCTTTGCAAGGATTGAAACTGAGACGAAAGAGGAAGCTCAAGCAAGTTCAAAGGCTGCAAAAGGTGGGAAGAAGAAATCACCCAGTAAAGGTCTTGTAGAAGCATAA
- the LOC112873991 gene encoding uncharacterized protein LOC112873991: MMTKISNLVVYRVQETAGLGELMAEIDTRPLESVQAAVSIFDRGGEQSRLSPDRNEEEIAILTKELATCKLQLEVRESQHKQATLKIETLEKAVRELSDQYEKDCMDAHMRIAQLEAENIAIMSRQAEADGERRALREELAAARGQLGEARASVAFVLREVEAMETRAILERESTKDALARILLLNETVLSSAVAAIRAEEERSVFFQEATLQFFNSEKNLEVARRQMEMMERMEAELLAKTVEVEYLRSELEQVKVICLSPAEGSDATVVTGAGCDNLDDRDQDQACEPTVKDSEAQAEFTFQHSPEECFVSEIFRKDGHVTTSDGNKTEIEISEDVMEDRQGAGAMVQGTTVAGGNPDAQETSCLVAKISGEEHQAIQSDGKNIEAENDQEPAESDGALPKTTACQGNENLLHDHEEAKAADTNFVLESSRDDFQSVYSDAKDISIAEPVNVAIAGIHEPPAGADAAAQTPTPREGNPDTSVVDAEIASKGEDEFYTKELEPEPGQGGNRLDGFVLVSRSGDADVVARDKQLDAARTEISDLRFSLEEAVRRAELAEEAKAALERELREELRRKQQTPSRRRATSDSEDGGRQARYGAPPTPAPTRSTPSHTPGTTPTTRALRSARPGGEHLPMPRCLTLGKVLNMKYK; this comes from the exons ATGATGACAAAGATATCAAATCTTGTTGTTTACCGGGTGCAGGAAACTGCAGGCCTAGGAGAACTGATGGCCGAGATCGACACTAGACCATTAGAATCCGTGCAGGCAGCCGTGAGCATCTTCGACCGGggaggcgagcagagcaggctcagtccagacagaaat GAGGAAGAGATCGCCATCCTGACCAAGGAGCTCGCGACCTGCAAGCTGCAGCTGGAGGTCAGAGAGAGCCAGCACAAGCAAGCGACCCTGAAGATCGAGACCCTCGAGAAGGCCGTGCGGGAGCTCTCGGACCAGTACGAGAAGGACTGCATGGACGCGCACATGCGCATCGCCCAGCTGGAGGCCGAGAACATCGCGATCATGAGCCGGCAGGCGGAGGCGGACGGCGAGCGCAGGGccctgcgggaggagctggcCGCCGCGAGGGGCCAGCTCGGCGAGGCCAGGGCGTCGGTCGCCTTCGTGCTGCGGGAGGTGGAGGCGATGGAGACGAGGGCCATCCTGGAGCGGGAGAGCACCAAGGACGCGCTGGCGCGGATCCTCCTGCTCAACGAGACGGTGCTGTCGTCTGCGGTTGCGGCGATCagggcggaggaggagaggtCGGTGTTCTTCCAGGAGGCGACACTCCAGTTCTTCAACTCTGAAAAGAATTTGGAGGTGGCGAGGAGGCAGATGGAGATGATGGAGAGGATGGAGGCGGAGCTGCTGGCGAAGACGGTGGAAGTCGAGTATCTGCGGTCAGAACTCGAGCAGGTCAAGGTAATTTGCTTGTCGCCTGCAGAAGGTTCTGATGCAACGGTTGTCACAGGTGCTGGTTGCGACAACTTGGATGATCGTGATCAGGATCAGGCATGTGAACCAACTGTGAAAGATAGTGAAGCGCAAGCGGAGTTCACGTTTCAACACTCACCAGAGGAATGCTTCGTTTCTGAAATCTTCAGAAAGGACGGTCATGTCACGACGTCTGATGGCAACAAGACGGAAATCGAGATATCCGAAGATGTAATGGAGGATAGACAAGGAGCAGGTGCTATGGTTCAGGGCACGACAGTGGCTGGAGGGAACCCCGATGCTCAAGAGACAAGTTGCCTTGTTGCCAAAATCTCTGGAGAAGAGCACCAGGCCATTCAATCAGATGGCAAAAATATCGAAGCTGAAAACGATCAAGAACCAGCTGAATCAGACGGCGCACTTCCAAAAACCACGGCGTGCCAAGGTAATGAAAACCTCCTGCATGATCACGAGGAGGCCAAGGCAGCAGACACCAACTTTGTCCTCGAGAGTTCAAGGGACGATTTCCAGAGCGTGTACTCTGACGCCAAGGACATCAGCATCGCCGAGCCTGTAAACGTCGCGATCGCAGGAATCCACGAACCACCAGCGGGAGCAGACGCCGCAGCTCAGACCCCCACGCCGCGCGAAGGCAACCCAGACACTAGCGTCGTGGACGCGGAGATCGCCTCCAAAGGCGAGGACGAGTTCTACACGAAGGAGCTGGAGCCCGAGCCGGGACAGGGAGGGAACAGGCTGGATGGGTTCGTGCTCGTGTCGAGGAGCGGCGACGCCGACGTCGTGGCCAGGGACAAGCAGCTGGACGCGGCGCGCACGGAGATCAGCGACCTGCGGTTCAGCCTGGAGGAGGCGGTTCGGCGGGCGGAGCTGGCCGAGGAGGCgaaggcggcgctggagcgggagCTGAGGGAGGAGCTCCGGAGGAAGCAGCAGACGCCCTCGCGGCGGCGCGCGACGTCGGACTCGGAGGACGGCGGGCGCCAGGCGCGCTACGGGGCTCCTCCGACGCCCGCGCCCACGCGGTCGACGCCGTCACATACGCCCGGGACGACGCCGACCACCAGGGCGCTGAGAAGCGCCCGGCCGGGAGGGGAGCACTTGCCGATGCCGCGCTGCTTGACGCTGGGAAAGGTGCTGAACATGAAGTACAAGTGA
- the LOC112874488 gene encoding methionine--tRNA ligase, chloroplastic/mitochondrial isoform X2 has protein sequence MAAGRAFLGAPCSSLATGARRLAFASPPPRTLAPALRRRVPGRCVASVSSSPDAASAPEPYVLTTPLYYVNAPPHMGSAYTTIAADAIARFQRLLEKKVIFITGTDEHGEKIATSAEASGRNPKEHCDAISSSYKMLWADLDIEYDKFIRTTDHKHEGVVNEFYSRVLSSGDIYRADYEGLYCVNCEEYKDEKELAENNSCPVHLKPCVARKEDNYFFALSKYQHKLEELLARNPDFVRPSHRLNEVQGWIKGGLRDFSISRASVDWGIPVPNDTKQTIYVWFDALLGYISALLDDGEQASLQQAIDHGWPASLHLIGKDILRFHAVYWPAMLMSAGISVPDAVFGHGFLTKDGMKMGKSLGNTLEPKDLVARFGADAVRYFFLREVEFGNDGDYSEERFINIVNAHLANTIGNLLNRTLGLLKKNCNSTLAFDSIAAADGVPLRENVENLVDKAKHHYENLLLSSACESVLEIGNLGNLYIDEQAPWSCFKKGGESAEKAAKDLVIILETMRIIAIALTPITPSLSLRIYTQLGFTEDQFRVLRWEDTKWGGLKAGQVMMEPKPVFARIETETKEEAQASSKAAKGGKKKSPSKGLVEA, from the exons atggccgccgggCGGGCCTTCCTcggcgccccctgctcctccctcgccactgGTGCCCGCCGCCTCGCCTTTGCTTCGCCTCCGCCCCGGACGCTCGCCCCtgcgctccgccgccgcgtcccGGGCCGCTGCGTCGCCTCCGTCTCCTCGTCCCCCGACGCGGCCTCCGCACCGGAGCCCTACGTGCTCACCACGCCACTCTACTACGTCAATGCCCCGCCGCACATGGGAAGCGCCTACACCACCATCGCAGCCGACGCCATCGCCCGGTTCCAG AGGTTGCTAGAGAAGAAGGTTATATTTATTACTGGAACAGATGAACATGGTGAGAAAATCGCCACTTCAGCGGAGGCTAGTGGTAGAAACCCAAAGGAGCATTGTGATGCTATTTCAAGTTCATATAAGATGCTCTGGGCTGAT TTAGACATAGAATACGACAAGTTTATCCGGACAACTGATCATAAGCATGAGGGTGTTGTCAATGAATTCTATTCTAGAGTATTAAGCAGTGGTGACATATATAGAGCTGACTATGAAGGACTTTATTGTGTTAACTGTGAGGAGTACAAG GATGAAAAAGAGCTGGCCGAAAACAATAGCTGCCCTGTGCATTTGAAGCCTTGTGTAGCAAGAAAAGAAGATAACTATTTCTTTGCCTTGTCAAAATACCAGCATAAGTTGGAAGAGCTGCTGGCAAGAAATCCTGATTTTGTAAGGCCATCACATCGCTTGAATGAG GTCCAAGGCTGGATTAAAGGTGGATTAAGAGACTTTTCTATTTCCCGTGCATCTGTTGACTGGGGTATTCCAGTGCCAAATGACACCAAGCAGACAATATATGTGTGGTTTGATGCTCTATTAGG GTATATTTCAGCATTACTAGATGATGGTGAGCAGGCAAGTTTGCAGCAAGCTATTGATCATGGTTGGCCTGCTTCCCTGCACTTGATAGGAAAG GACATATTGCGGTTTCATGCAGTTTACTGGCCAGCCATGTTAATGTCAGCAGGTATAAGTGTTCCTGATGCAGTTTTTGGTCATGGCTTCTTGACAAAG GATGGTATGAAGATGGGGAAGTCATTAGGCAACACACTTGAACCAAAAGATCTGGTAGCAAGATTTGGTGCTGATGCTGTTAGGTACTTCTTCTTACGGGAAGTAGAATTCGGCAATGATGGGGACTATTCAGAAGAACGCTTTATCAATATAGTCAATGCTCACCTTGCTAACACAATTG GAAACCTCCTTAATCGCACACTTGGGCTTCTAAAAAAGAACTGTAATTCCACACTAGCGTTTGACTCAATTGCTGCAGCAGATGGAGTACCACTCAGAGAAAATGTAGAAAACCTG GTGGACAAGGCAAAGCACCATTACGAAAATCTTTTGCTGTCATCAGCATGTGAATCTGTTTTAGAGATTGGTAACCTTGGAAACTTGTACATCGATGAACAAGCACCATGGTCCTGTTTCAAGAAAGGGGGTGAGAGTGCTGAAAAAGCTGCAAAG GATCTTGTAATTATTTTAGAGACGATGAGAATAATTGCAATTGCGTTAACACCTATCACCCCAAGCCTTTCGCTGAGGATTTATACGCAGCTTGGTTTTACAGAAGACCAATTCAGGGTATTGAGATGG GAGGATACAAAATGGGGAGGCTTAAAAGCAGGCCAGGTGATGATGGAGCCAAAGCCGGTCTTTGCAAGGATTGAAACTGAGACGAAAGAGGAAGCTCAAGCAAGTTCAAAGGCTGCAAAAGGTGGGAAGAAGAAATCACCCAGTAAAGGTCTTGTAGAAGCATAA
- the LOC112874490 gene encoding cysteine proteinase inhibitor 8-like yields MPVPSSQAASGSPQKSCSVQACLKHHKAMRTCSLLLVATAAAAFAVAAPVTANLGGWGVIPDVEDAHVQEIGAWAVAEHVKRANDGLRFGKVARGEEQVVAGVNYRLGIVAVNLAGQNATYSAVVYEQIWTNTRRLLSFDRAK; encoded by the coding sequence ATGCCCGTACCGTCGTCACAGGCAGCGAGTGGTAGCCCACAGAAAAGCTGCTCTGTCCAAGCCTGCCTCAAACATCACAAAGCCATGAGGACCTGCAGCCTCCTCCTCGTtgccactgccgccgccgccttcgccgtcgccgcccccgTCACGGCGAACCTTGGGGGATGGGGGGTCATCCCCGACGTCGAGGACGCCCACGTCCAGGAGATCGGCGCGTGGGCGGTGGCGGAGCACGTCAAGCGCGCCAACGACGGGCTCAGGTTCGGCAAGGTGGCGCGCGGCGAGGAGCAGGTCGTGGCCGGCGTGAACTACCGGCTGGGCATCGTCGCGGTGAATCTGGCCGGTCAGAACGCCACGTACAGCGCGGTCGTGTACGAGCAGATCTGGACCAACACGCGCCGGCTCCTCTCTTTCGACCGGGCCAAGTGA